A DNA window from Christiangramia salexigens contains the following coding sequences:
- a CDS encoding exopolyphosphatase — MIKQKTYAAIDIGSNAIRLLVSTITEKEGKETNFRKTSLVRVPIRLGADVFLKQKVSEKNTARMIDAMQAFNLLMKSHGVEKYKACATSAMREAKNGDEIAQIIKEKTDIDIEIIDGSHEAAIIAATDLHAMIQNDCNYLYVDVGGGSTEYTLYSNGKTIASRSFKVGTVRMMEDLVEHHTWEEMKKWVSETTKDYPEIDLIGSGGNINNIFKTSGKKEGKPLSLKYLKDYDEKLNSYTYEERITELDLKNDRADVIIPASKIYVNSMKWARAQRIYVPKIGLADGIIKSLYHKSKRKN; from the coding sequence ATGATTAAACAAAAAACATACGCAGCAATAGATATTGGTTCTAACGCGATCCGATTATTGGTCTCTACAATTACCGAAAAAGAAGGAAAGGAAACCAATTTCAGAAAGACGTCACTGGTTCGTGTCCCAATTAGATTGGGAGCCGATGTGTTTTTAAAGCAAAAAGTATCCGAAAAAAATACAGCCCGGATGATAGATGCCATGCAGGCCTTTAATCTATTGATGAAATCGCATGGTGTTGAAAAATATAAAGCTTGCGCAACCTCGGCAATGCGCGAAGCGAAAAATGGTGACGAGATCGCTCAGATCATTAAGGAGAAAACCGATATAGATATTGAGATCATAGATGGTAGTCACGAAGCTGCGATCATTGCTGCCACAGATCTTCATGCCATGATCCAAAATGACTGTAATTATCTGTATGTTGACGTGGGTGGTGGTAGTACTGAATATACCTTATATAGTAATGGAAAGACCATAGCCTCCAGATCATTTAAAGTTGGTACCGTTAGAATGATGGAAGACCTGGTAGAACACCATACCTGGGAAGAAATGAAAAAGTGGGTTTCAGAAACCACAAAGGATTATCCTGAGATCGACCTTATTGGTTCTGGTGGAAACATCAATAATATCTTTAAAACCAGTGGAAAAAAAGAAGGAAAGCCTCTGAGTCTAAAATATCTTAAGGATTACGATGAGAAACTGAATTCTTATACCTATGAAGAAAGGATCACCGAATTAGATCTTAAGAATGACCGGGCAGATGTGATCATTCCTGCCTCTAAGATCTATGTGAATTCCATGAAATGGGCGCGGGCACAAAGAATCTATGTTCCCAAGATCGGTCTTGCAGATGGTATTATTAAATCACTTTATCACAAGTCCAAAAGAAAAAATTAG
- a CDS encoding tRNA-(ms[2]io[6]A)-hydroxylase has translation MLGLKLPTDPRWADIAAKNIEEILIDHAYCEQKAASTAISLIVTYPEYSELVTAMTALAREEMGHFKMVHDKILERGYTMGWDRKDEYVIQLRNFFPKGGSRATQLVHRLLIAGLIEARSCERFRLLSEELEDKELTEFYKNLMISEANHYTMFLKFARKYGEREVVDKKWQELLEFEAEVMKDLSKNESIHG, from the coding sequence ATGTTAGGCTTAAAATTACCTACAGACCCAAGATGGGCAGATATTGCAGCTAAGAATATTGAGGAGATCTTAATAGATCACGCCTATTGTGAACAAAAGGCGGCGTCTACCGCAATTTCATTAATTGTAACCTACCCGGAATATTCAGAACTGGTCACAGCCATGACTGCGCTGGCGCGAGAGGAAATGGGGCACTTCAAGATGGTACATGACAAGATCCTTGAAAGAGGCTATACTATGGGGTGGGACCGAAAGGATGAGTACGTTATTCAACTTCGCAATTTTTTTCCTAAGGGAGGAAGCCGTGCCACACAACTTGTTCACCGCCTTCTTATAGCCGGCCTTATTGAGGCACGCAGCTGTGAAAGATTCCGTTTACTTTCTGAAGAGCTCGAGGATAAAGAGCTTACAGAATTCTACAAGAATCTAATGATCAGCGAAGCGAACCATTATACAATGTTCCTTAAGTTCGCCAGAAAATATGGGGAACGTGAAGTTGTAGATAAAAAATGGCAGGAACTTCTTGAATTTGAAGCAGAGGTCATGAAAGACTTAAGCAAAAATGAAAGTATCCACGGCTAA
- a CDS encoding DNA polymerase III subunit gamma/tau, with translation MEHFVVSARKYRPQTFKDVVGQQAITNTLANAIKNNHLAQALLFTGPRGVGKTTCARILSKMINHDGTQSPDEDFAFNIFELDAASNNSVDDIRNLIDQVRIPPQVGNYKVYIIDEVHMLSQAAFNAFLKTLEEPPRHAIFILATTEKHKIIPTILSRCQIFDFKRITVTDAKNYLSYIAEQEGVNAEDDALHIIAQKADGAMRDALSIYDRVVSFSGNDLTRKAVTENLNVLDCDTYMQVTDLILENNIPNLLVKYNDILSSGFDGHHFIAGLASHFRDLMVCKDQRTINLLEVGDQTKAKYFEQSQKTSLEFLLEAIELANSCDLKYKSSHNQRLLVELCLMQLASITFDSEKKKSGPKLVPAEEFEQSSVSMPAAKKQLVRENEHNGSSPSQSHTLPEQPEELTRVEENVANDFDEAYKASENIAEDQSTDSEIQKVEEKEETQTELTSESKKESTANPSKSSFPEIKRNKVSGLSLKSIGKKKELEEKQKAMQPVEEVMDGEFTEEDLVREWRNYTERLKKKGEKILASILESQTPVLNGTEIQLTFPNETMKLDLEREENRLMSFLKKKLLNTHIVLKISVDEATSKKYAFTPQEKYEKLKEFNPLIDKLRATFDLDV, from the coding sequence ATGGAGCATTTTGTAGTATCAGCAAGAAAATACCGACCTCAAACCTTTAAGGATGTTGTAGGTCAGCAAGCTATAACCAATACCCTGGCCAATGCCATTAAAAACAATCACCTGGCTCAGGCATTGTTATTTACCGGCCCGCGTGGGGTTGGTAAAACCACTTGTGCGCGTATACTTTCTAAAATGATCAATCATGACGGGACCCAAAGTCCCGATGAGGATTTTGCATTCAACATCTTTGAACTTGATGCTGCTTCTAATAACTCTGTGGATGATATTCGAAATCTGATAGACCAGGTTCGTATTCCACCGCAGGTAGGAAATTATAAGGTATATATTATCGATGAGGTGCATATGTTATCTCAGGCCGCTTTTAACGCATTCCTTAAAACATTAGAGGAGCCGCCAAGACATGCCATATTTATTCTTGCAACTACAGAAAAGCACAAGATAATTCCAACTATACTCTCGCGTTGTCAAATATTCGATTTTAAACGAATCACGGTAACCGATGCGAAAAATTATTTAAGTTATATAGCCGAACAGGAAGGTGTAAATGCTGAAGATGATGCCTTGCATATCATTGCACAAAAAGCGGATGGCGCAATGCGTGATGCTCTTTCCATATATGACAGGGTAGTTAGTTTTAGCGGAAATGATCTTACAAGAAAAGCAGTTACAGAGAATCTGAATGTTTTAGATTGTGATACCTATATGCAGGTAACAGATCTGATCCTGGAAAACAATATTCCAAACCTTCTGGTAAAATACAACGATATACTTTCCAGCGGATTTGATGGACATCATTTTATCGCCGGACTTGCCTCCCACTTTAGGGATCTAATGGTTTGTAAAGACCAAAGGACTATTAACCTCCTGGAAGTTGGAGACCAGACCAAAGCGAAATATTTTGAGCAGTCTCAGAAAACAAGTCTGGAATTTTTATTAGAGGCTATTGAATTAGCTAACTCCTGTGACCTAAAATATAAGTCAAGTCATAACCAGCGGTTATTGGTAGAGCTTTGCCTGATGCAACTGGCATCGATCACTTTTGATTCTGAAAAAAAAAAGTCCGGTCCTAAATTAGTCCCTGCTGAAGAATTTGAACAATCTTCAGTGAGCATGCCGGCTGCTAAAAAGCAGTTGGTAAGAGAGAATGAACACAACGGCTCTTCTCCTTCCCAATCCCATACATTACCAGAGCAACCGGAAGAACTCACCCGAGTTGAGGAAAATGTTGCGAACGATTTTGATGAAGCCTATAAGGCTTCAGAAAACATAGCGGAAGATCAATCTACTGATTCCGAGATTCAAAAAGTTGAGGAAAAAGAAGAAACACAAACGGAGCTGACATCAGAGAGTAAGAAAGAATCTACAGCTAATCCTTCCAAAAGCTCATTTCCTGAAATTAAACGCAATAAAGTTTCAGGACTTTCCTTGAAGAGTATTGGAAAGAAAAAGGAACTCGAAGAGAAGCAAAAAGCCATGCAACCTGTAGAAGAGGTTATGGACGGTGAGTTCACTGAGGAAGACCTGGTTAGGGAATGGCGAAATTATACAGAAAGGCTGAAAAAGAAAGGTGAAAAGATCTTGGCTTCAATACTGGAGTCTCAAACACCTGTTCTTAATGGAACTGAAATTCAACTTACTTTTCCAAATGAAACCATGAAACTCGACCTCGAAAGGGAAGAGAACAGACTGATGAGTTTTCTGAAGAAAAAATTACTTAACACGCATATCGTTTTAAAGATTAGCGTGGATGAGGCTACTTCTAAGAAATATGCCTTTACACCTCAGGAGAAATATGAGAAATTGAAAGAATTCAATCCACTCATAGATAAACTAAGAGCAACTTTTGATTTAGACGTATAA
- a CDS encoding RsmD family RNA methyltransferase — translation MRIISGKHKGRRLTAPSKLPVRPTTDVAKEALFNILNNSFHLSGISVLDLFAGTGNISFEFASRGTQTITAVDSHYDCLKFIKKTSAELDLPITTIKSDVFKYLEKAPITADIIFADPPYNLEKSDFTKITELVFEKGLLKEDGQLIIEHSKHTDLSDLDHFVEGRKYGSSVFSFFE, via the coding sequence ATGAGGATAATATCCGGAAAACACAAAGGAAGAAGACTTACGGCACCGTCTAAATTACCGGTTCGCCCGACTACCGATGTAGCCAAGGAAGCGCTTTTTAATATTCTTAATAATTCGTTTCATCTCTCTGGCATTAGTGTACTGGACCTTTTTGCAGGAACCGGAAATATCTCATTTGAATTTGCATCAAGAGGTACCCAGACTATTACTGCAGTAGATTCACATTACGATTGTTTAAAGTTTATCAAGAAAACTTCAGCCGAATTGGACCTCCCCATCACCACAATTAAAAGTGATGTTTTTAAATATCTGGAAAAGGCACCAATAACAGCTGATATAATATTTGCAGATCCTCCTTATAACCTGGAGAAATCTGATTTCACAAAAATCACCGAATTGGTATTTGAAAAAGGTCTTTTAAAGGAAGATGGACAACTTATCATAGAACACTCAAAACACACAGACCTATCTGACCTGGATCATTTCGTTGAAGGACGCAAATACGGAAGTTCTGTATTCAGTTTTTTCGAATAG
- a CDS encoding DUF3822 family protein, protein MVTNKIKNSNMKLSIQVSLNGLSFCILDQNEDRISFFKKVDFKNPLNPIKVLAKIEEEYEKEEALSQDIHEVTLLFRNSLFSLVPLELFDEEKASDYLKFNAKILKTDFIAFDKLDQEMVNVYVPYANITNYFFDKYGEFEYRHSLSVLVETLMKHSPKQEKPLVYLHSLDGSFELVIIENSKLLLANSFDYDTKEDFLYYLLFTAEQLELDPNELELILLGDISKESDEYKLTWDYIKNVSFLGPFHSFKFDTSNFPENEHSEYLLLKSF, encoded by the coding sequence ATGGTGACCAATAAGATAAAAAACTCAAATATGAAATTGTCCATTCAGGTTAGCTTGAATGGACTTTCTTTTTGTATCCTGGATCAAAATGAGGATCGCATCTCTTTTTTTAAAAAAGTAGACTTTAAAAATCCACTTAACCCAATTAAGGTTCTGGCAAAGATTGAGGAAGAATACGAGAAAGAGGAAGCTCTTAGTCAGGATATACATGAAGTGACTCTGCTATTTCGTAATTCACTTTTTAGTCTTGTTCCTTTAGAATTATTTGATGAGGAAAAAGCATCAGACTATTTAAAATTCAATGCCAAGATCCTTAAGACCGACTTTATAGCTTTTGACAAGTTGGATCAGGAGATGGTAAATGTCTATGTTCCTTATGCAAACATCACCAATTATTTCTTTGATAAATATGGTGAATTTGAATATCGCCACAGTCTTAGTGTTCTGGTTGAAACCTTAATGAAGCATTCTCCAAAACAGGAAAAACCACTGGTCTATCTGCATAGTCTGGATGGTTCATTTGAGCTGGTAATAATTGAAAATTCCAAATTGCTACTGGCAAATAGTTTTGATTATGACACTAAAGAAGATTTTCTTTACTATTTATTATTCACTGCAGAGCAACTGGAACTGGATCCTAATGAATTAGAGCTGATTTTATTGGGCGATATATCCAAAGAGTCCGATGAGTATAAACTTACCTGGGATTATATTAAGAATGTATCATTTTTAGGACCTTTTCATTCCTTCAAATTTGATACTTCTAATTTCCCTGAAAATGAACATTCAGAATATTTATTATTAAAATCATTTTAA
- a CDS encoding ATP-dependent DNA helicase, translating into MEKITPESFLKLLLDDLGFSATHKQDVALQMLSEFVVKGGNDRLFLLKGFAGTGKTTIISTLVKNLWKIRKSGVLLAPTGRAAKVISKYSKKEAFTIHKKIYYPKKSGGGGVQFVLQPNKHKNSIFIVDEASMISDDGGNSKLFENGSLLDDLIEYVYAGQNCHLVLIGDTAQLPPVKMEMSPALEEEKLGLNYNKEVSFIELDEVVRQSKESDILHNATLIRESLQQGFYEDFKFELSENADVVRLVDGHEIMDAIQDSYTSLGHEDTSIIVRSNKRANMYNQQIRSRILFQEEEISAGDYLMVVKNNYFWLKPSSEAGFIANGDIVKVLEIFGFKELYGFRFAEVQVQMVDYPKMKPFETVIMLDTLTSNAPSLTYDESNKLYEEVKKDYTGERSKYKQFLKVKNNKYFNALQIKFSYAITCHKSQGGQWSTVFIEQPYLPNGVGKEYLRWLYTAITRAEDKLYLIGFSDDFFATN; encoded by the coding sequence ATGGAAAAAATCACCCCGGAATCTTTCTTGAAACTTTTATTGGATGACCTTGGATTTAGCGCCACCCACAAACAGGATGTCGCCTTACAGATGTTATCTGAATTTGTTGTAAAAGGTGGGAATGACCGCCTTTTTCTATTGAAAGGATTCGCTGGAACCGGAAAAACCACGATCATAAGTACTTTGGTCAAGAACCTTTGGAAGATCAGAAAATCTGGTGTTTTATTGGCACCTACTGGAAGGGCTGCGAAGGTGATCTCTAAATATTCCAAGAAGGAAGCATTTACAATACATAAGAAAATATATTATCCCAAGAAATCTGGTGGAGGAGGAGTGCAATTTGTCCTACAACCCAATAAGCACAAGAACAGTATCTTTATTGTGGACGAAGCTTCTATGATCTCTGATGATGGTGGAAATTCAAAATTATTCGAAAATGGAAGCCTGCTGGATGATCTAATTGAATATGTCTATGCCGGGCAAAATTGCCATTTAGTCCTTATTGGGGATACGGCACAGCTACCTCCGGTTAAAATGGAAATGAGTCCCGCACTGGAGGAAGAAAAACTTGGTCTTAATTATAATAAGGAAGTTTCCTTTATAGAGCTGGACGAAGTGGTTCGTCAAAGCAAAGAAAGTGACATTCTTCATAATGCTACTTTGATAAGAGAAAGCCTTCAGCAAGGTTTTTATGAGGACTTTAAATTTGAACTTTCGGAAAATGCCGATGTCGTTCGATTAGTAGATGGTCATGAGATCATGGATGCAATTCAGGATTCGTATACCTCTCTTGGGCATGAGGATACAAGTATTATAGTGCGCTCGAATAAACGTGCAAATATGTATAATCAACAGATCAGATCGCGAATTCTGTTTCAGGAAGAAGAGATCTCTGCGGGAGATTATCTAATGGTTGTAAAGAATAACTATTTCTGGCTGAAGCCGAGTTCTGAAGCTGGCTTCATTGCCAATGGTGATATTGTAAAAGTACTCGAGATCTTTGGGTTTAAAGAATTGTATGGTTTTAGGTTTGCTGAAGTGCAGGTGCAAATGGTAGATTATCCTAAAATGAAACCTTTTGAAACGGTTATCATGCTGGATACGCTTACCAGCAATGCGCCATCATTAACCTATGACGAGTCGAACAAGCTTTATGAGGAAGTTAAAAAGGATTATACAGGAGAAAGATCCAAATACAAGCAGTTTCTTAAGGTAAAGAACAATAAGTATTTCAACGCACTTCAAATAAAATTCTCTTATGCCATTACCTGTCACAAATCGCAAGGTGGGCAGTGGAGTACCGTATTCATTGAACAGCCTTATTTACCCAATGGAGTAGGTAAAGAATATCTTAGATGGTTATATACTGCAATAACCAGGGCAGAAGACAAATTATATCTTATAGGGTTTAGCGATGATTTTTTCGCGACCAACTAA
- the kdsB gene encoding 3-deoxy-manno-octulosonate cytidylyltransferase, with protein MIKTGKNKIIAMIPARYEASRFPGKLLKDLNGKSVIRRTYEAAVNTGLFDKVYVVTDSDKIYDEIVNHGGEVIKSTKEHECGSDRIAEAVENMDVDIVVNVQGDEPFIDGNSLAKLLDVFQQPGADEIDLASLKTQLKDKEDINNPNNVKVITGQDGSALYFSRSPIPYLRDTSASITYYKHIGIYAFRKSALMDFYRLPMLPLEEAEKIECIRYLEYGKKIKMVETSVKNIGIDTPEDLEKARKIMS; from the coding sequence ATGATAAAAACCGGTAAGAACAAAATTATAGCAATGATCCCGGCTCGCTATGAGGCCTCGAGATTTCCAGGAAAACTCCTTAAAGATCTTAATGGGAAATCTGTAATACGAAGAACCTATGAAGCGGCGGTTAATACCGGGTTATTCGACAAGGTTTATGTAGTTACCGATAGTGATAAGATCTATGATGAGATCGTAAATCATGGAGGAGAGGTAATAAAAAGCACTAAAGAGCATGAGTGTGGTAGCGACAGGATAGCCGAAGCCGTGGAAAATATGGATGTAGACATCGTAGTGAATGTTCAAGGAGATGAACCCTTTATCGATGGGAACAGCCTGGCAAAACTTCTTGACGTATTTCAACAACCGGGAGCAGATGAAATAGATCTAGCGTCATTAAAAACTCAATTAAAGGACAAAGAGGATATTAATAATCCTAATAATGTAAAGGTGATAACCGGACAGGATGGTTCTGCGCTTTATTTTTCAAGATCACCAATTCCATATCTACGAGATACCAGTGCCAGTATCACCTATTATAAACATATAGGGATATACGCTTTTAGGAAATCGGCACTTATGGATTTCTACCGTTTACCAATGCTTCCTCTTGAAGAAGCCGAAAAGATTGAATGTATAAGGTATCTCGAATACGGTAAGAAGATCAAAATGGTTGAAACCAGCGTAAAAAATATTGGGATAGATACACCCGAAGATCTCGAAAAGGCCCGTAAAATAATGAGTTAA